From the genome of Streptomyces spinoverrucosus:
CGAGTGAGACTTTAGCGGATTCCTCGCTCCCGAGCTAATCGGGGGCTGCGTCCTTTCGAACGCGGATTCCTCATTCCGAAAATAGGCATACCAATGACACGACAGCAGAGCGACGTATCGACTGCTCGTCGGGAGTGGTTGCTACTCGCGGAATGGCTGTCCGGGGACCGACCGGAGTCGGCGCTCACGTCGGACAACTCGGAGAACAGTACGTATCGAGGTGGGGCGTGTCAACTCGGGTCCCTGACCGCACCCCGGGGGCGTACCCTGAGGACGTGACTACGCGTACGTGTACCCAGCTGTGGTGGGCCGCCTGACGGCGGCCGTACTCACGTATGCACTCAACGGCCGCCGCCTCGGCGGCCGTTCTCGTATCTCCCTCCGAGAGGGTCGGCCGGCCGGGTGCGGTGGCCTCGATCAGGAGGTGGAGAGATGACGCGGGTCTTCAGTGGGGTCAAGCCGACCGGGCATCTGACGCTGGGGAACTACCTCGGGGCCATGCGGCGGTGGGTGGAGGTCGACCAGCGCCAGGCGGATGCGCTGTTCTGCATCGTCGATCTGCATGCGCTGACCGTGGAGCACGATCCGGCGCGGGTGCGCAGGCTGAGTCGGCAGGCGGCGACGTTGTTGCTGGCGGCGGGGCTGGATCCGGAGCGGTGCACCGTCTTCGTACAGAGTCACGTCGATGAGCACGCGCGGCTGTCGTACCTGCTGGAGTGCGTGGCGACCGACGGCGAGATGCGGCGGATGATCCAGTACAAGGAGAAGGCCGCGCGGGAGCAGGCGCGGGGTGGGAGTGTGCGGCTGTCGCTGCTGACGTATCCCGTGCTGATGGCGGCGGACATCCTGGCGTATGGGACCGATGAGGTGCCTGTGGGGGATGACCAGTCGCAGCATGTGGAGCTGACGCGGGATCTGGCGGTGCGGTTCAACCAACGGTACGGACATACGTTCGTGGTGCCTCGGGCCACGCATCCGGGGGTGGCCGCGCGGGTGATGAATCTGCAGGAGCCGACGTCGAAGATGGGGAAGAGCGACGATGCCGGGCCGGGGATCGTCTATCTGCTCGATGAGCCGGACGTGGTGCGCAAGAAGGTGATGCGGGCGGTGACCGACAGCGGGCGGGAGGTCGTGTACGACCGGAAGGGGCGGCCCGGGGTCGCGAATCTGCTGGAGATTCTGGCGGCGTGCACAGGTGGGAACCCATCGGACCTGAGCGGTGTATATGAGTCGTACGGCGCCTTGAAGAAGGACACCGCAGAGGCCGTGGTCGAGGTCTTGAGGCCCGTGCAGGAGAGGCACAAGGAGTTGTGCGCGGATCCTGGCTATGTGGAGGGGGTGCTGCGGGATGGTGCGGAGAGGGCGCGGGCGATGGCCCGGCCGGTCGTGGATGCCGCCTATCGCGCGATCGGTTTGCTACCGGCTGCTTCCGGGGGTGCAGGCGTTGATACGGGTGCCGTGCTGAACGCCGCTCGGTAGGCATGGGAGGGGCGGTGGTCACCCGCCCCTCCTTCCCCGGGGCAGGTGTGGGTCAGTTGTTCTTGCCGGAGGCGAGTTCGCGGCTGCGGTCGCGGGCGGCTTCGAGGGCGGCGATGAGGGCGGCTCGTACGCCGTGGTTCTCGAGTTCGCGGATGGCGTTGATGGTGGTGCCGGCGGGGGACGTGACGTTCTCGCGGAGCTTGACCGGGTGTTCGCCGCTGTCACGGAGCATGGTGGCCGCGCCGATCGCGGACTGGACGATGAGGTCGTGGGCCTTGTCGCGGGGCAGGCCGAGCAGGATGCCGGCGTCGGTCATGGCTTCGACCAGGTAGAAGAAGTACGCCGGGCCAGAGCCGGAGAGTGCGGTGCAGGCGTCCTGCTGGGACTCGGGGACGCGGAGCGTCTTGCCGACGGCACCGAAGATCTCCTCGGCGTGGGCGAGGTCGGCCTCGCTGGCGTGGGTGCCGGCGG
Proteins encoded in this window:
- the trpS gene encoding tryptophan--tRNA ligase → MTRVFSGVKPTGHLTLGNYLGAMRRWVEVDQRQADALFCIVDLHALTVEHDPARVRRLSRQAATLLLAAGLDPERCTVFVQSHVDEHARLSYLLECVATDGEMRRMIQYKEKAAREQARGGSVRLSLLTYPVLMAADILAYGTDEVPVGDDQSQHVELTRDLAVRFNQRYGHTFVVPRATHPGVAARVMNLQEPTSKMGKSDDAGPGIVYLLDEPDVVRKKVMRAVTDSGREVVYDRKGRPGVANLLEILAACTGGNPSDLSGVYESYGALKKDTAEAVVEVLRPVQERHKELCADPGYVEGVLRDGAERARAMARPVVDAAYRAIGLLPAASGGAGVDTGAVLNAAR
- the proC gene encoding pyrroline-5-carboxylate reductase, giving the protein MTQKVAVLGTGKIGEALLSGMIRAGWTPADLLVTARRPERAEELRTRYGVTPVTNPEAAKTADTLILTVKPQDMGTLLEELAPHVPADRLVISGMAGITTASLEARLATGTPVVRVMTNTPALVDEAMSVISAGTHASEADLAHAEEIFGAVGKTLRVPESQQDACTALSGSGPAYFFYLVEAMTDAGILLGLPRDKAHDLIVQSAIGAATMLRDSGEHPVKLRENVTSPAGTTINAIRELENHGVRAALIAALEAARDRSRELASGKNN